The Serratia rhizosphaerae genome has a segment encoding these proteins:
- a CDS encoding ABC transporter substrate-binding protein, translating into MPLKRTTLGLLLAGAGLLSANNALAASDTLIYCTVASPESFNPQLSTSGPTFIATSQMLYNRLVTLRGSDKTPAPSLATDWTISPDGKTYTFTLRKGVKFNRNKFFTPSRDFNAEDVVFTVMRQKDPNHPYHKVSGGNYEYFTDLGLDKLIAKVEALDDYHVRFTLTQPNAAFLADWTMDFASILSAEYADAMMKKGTPENVDSWPIGTGPYALQQYKQDSLIRYIANPHYWQGEVASKHLIFSITPDAQTRLSKLKTNECQIIPAPLPEQFDAIKRDKNLQLHSIDGLNVGYLAFNTAKKPFDNLLVRQALSYAVDKKAIAAAVFKESGSPASSLLPPGMLGYNDKLPGYEYNPQKARELLKQAGLEKGFTTDIWSMPVARPYNPNSRRIAEMIQSDWAQVGVKAKIVTWEWGQYLAGLRKGEQHSALYGWVSDNGDPDNFATLLGCDGVQSGANVARWCDKSYDSLIKQAIAVNTPAERGKLYQQAQEVFAKQAPWLPLANGKVFYATRNNLSGYVVDVNGSDFSKAKLN; encoded by the coding sequence ATGCCATTAAAACGAACAACCCTGGGCCTGTTGCTGGCGGGCGCCGGCCTGCTGTCGGCCAATAACGCGCTGGCCGCCTCTGATACGCTGATTTACTGCACCGTGGCCTCGCCGGAGTCATTCAATCCGCAGCTGTCCACCTCCGGGCCGACCTTTATCGCCACTTCGCAGATGCTGTACAACCGCCTGGTGACGCTGCGCGGCAGCGACAAAACCCCCGCTCCCTCGCTGGCTACCGACTGGACCATCAGCCCGGACGGCAAGACCTACACCTTCACCCTGCGCAAAGGGGTGAAGTTCAACCGTAATAAATTCTTTACCCCCAGCCGCGATTTTAACGCCGAAGACGTGGTGTTTACGGTGATGCGCCAGAAAGACCCCAACCACCCGTACCACAAGGTATCCGGCGGTAACTACGAATACTTCACCGATCTGGGGCTGGATAAACTGATCGCCAAGGTCGAGGCGCTGGACGACTATCACGTGCGCTTTACCCTGACTCAGCCTAACGCGGCGTTCCTCGCCGACTGGACGATGGACTTCGCCTCGATCCTGTCGGCGGAATACGCCGATGCGATGATGAAGAAAGGCACGCCGGAGAACGTCGACAGCTGGCCGATCGGCACCGGCCCTTACGCGCTGCAGCAGTACAAACAGGACTCGCTGATCCGCTACATCGCCAACCCGCACTACTGGCAGGGCGAGGTAGCCAGCAAGCACCTGATTTTCTCCATCACCCCGGACGCGCAAACCCGACTGTCGAAGCTGAAAACCAACGAATGCCAAATTATCCCGGCGCCGCTGCCCGAGCAGTTCGACGCGATTAAACGCGACAAGAACCTGCAGCTGCACAGCATCGACGGGCTGAACGTCGGCTATCTGGCGTTCAACACCGCCAAAAAGCCGTTTGATAACCTGCTGGTGCGCCAGGCGCTGAGCTATGCGGTGGATAAAAAAGCCATCGCCGCCGCGGTATTTAAAGAGAGCGGCTCACCGGCCAGTTCGCTGCTGCCGCCGGGCATGCTGGGCTACAACGATAAGCTGCCGGGCTATGAATACAACCCGCAAAAAGCGCGCGAACTGCTGAAGCAGGCCGGGCTGGAGAAAGGTTTCACCACCGATATCTGGTCAATGCCGGTCGCCCGCCCCTATAACCCCAACTCGCGCCGCATCGCCGAGATGATTCAGAGCGACTGGGCGCAGGTGGGCGTCAAAGCCAAAATCGTCACCTGGGAATGGGGCCAGTATCTGGCCGGGCTGCGCAAGGGCGAGCAGCACAGCGCGCTGTACGGCTGGGTATCGGATAACGGCGACCCGGACAACTTCGCCACCCTGCTGGGCTGCGACGGCGTGCAGAGCGGCGCCAACGTCGCCCGCTGGTGCGACAAGTCGTATGACTCGCTGATCAAGCAGGCCATTGCGGTCAACACCCCGGCAGAGCGCGGCAAGCTCTACCAGCAGGCGCAGGAAGTGTTTGCCAAACAGGCGCCCTGGCTGCCGCTGGCGAACGGCAAGGTGTTTTACGCCACCCGCAACAACCTCAGCGGCTACGTGGTGGACGTCAACGGCAGTGATTTTTCCAAAGCGAAGCTGAATTAA
- the yjiA gene encoding GTPase, with translation MKPIAVTILTGFLGAGKTTLLRHILHADHGYRIAVIENEFGEVPIDHALIGDRASRITTLSNGCICCSRANELEDALLDLLDGIDRGELTFDRLIIECTGMADPGPIAQTFFTHPAICERFLLDGIITLVDAVHAEQQLDKYSIAQSQVGYADRILLSKTDVAGDSEALIRRLQRINARAPVHKALHGDIDLKVLFDIEGFVLNDRLNLSTPVFRRIAEPQNSIHSIVLYHQPPLELAQISTVMEELLLQFADNLLRYKGILSIKDEPRRLLFQGVQRLYNADWDRDWQPDEPRQSTLVFIGIDLPEAEIRARFAALR, from the coding sequence ATGAAACCCATCGCAGTCACCATTCTGACCGGCTTTTTGGGCGCCGGTAAAACCACCCTGTTACGCCATATCCTGCATGCCGACCACGGCTATCGCATCGCGGTGATTGAAAACGAATTCGGCGAAGTGCCGATCGACCACGCGCTGATCGGCGATCGCGCCAGCCGCATCACCACGCTGAGCAACGGCTGCATCTGCTGCAGCCGCGCCAATGAACTGGAGGACGCGCTGCTCGACCTGCTGGACGGCATTGACCGCGGCGAGCTGACCTTCGACCGGCTGATTATCGAATGCACCGGCATGGCGGACCCCGGCCCAATCGCCCAGACCTTCTTCACCCACCCGGCGATCTGCGAACGTTTTCTGCTGGACGGCATCATCACGCTGGTGGATGCGGTGCATGCCGAACAGCAGCTGGATAAATACAGCATCGCACAGTCGCAGGTGGGCTATGCCGACCGTATTCTGCTGAGCAAAACCGACGTCGCCGGCGACAGCGAGGCGCTGATCCGGCGCCTGCAGCGTATCAACGCCCGCGCCCCGGTGCACAAGGCGCTGCACGGCGATATCGATCTCAAGGTGCTGTTTGATATTGAGGGCTTCGTGCTTAATGACAGGCTGAACCTGAGCACGCCGGTGTTCCGCCGCATCGCGGAGCCGCAGAACAGCATTCACTCGATCGTGCTCTACCACCAGCCGCCGCTGGAGCTGGCGCAGATCTCCACGGTGATGGAGGAACTGCTGCTGCAGTTTGCCGACAATCTGCTGCGCTACAAAGGCATTTTGTCGATCAAAGACGAGCCGCGCCGCCTGCTGTTTCAGGGCGTGCAGCGGCTGTACAACGCCGACTGGGACCGCGACTGGCAACCGGACGAGCCGCGCCAGAGCACGCTGGTGTTTATCGGCATCGACCTGCCGGAAGCGGAGATCCGCGCACGCTTTGCCGCTCTGCGCTGA
- a CDS encoding putative T6SS immunity periplasmic lipoprotein — protein MRKIPLVLLSLLTLSGCQLEKQWYYPLQVSLQDNQPCFAVPADSVSRHDSLQNRGIIVSQQTSQQWDIVWTSPDIHPQPALQPGRCVTYPQAAWRAGKYTVLMGVSLNHDRERRKYTHEFSLAKTPDGRLILRP, from the coding sequence ATGAGGAAAATCCCCCTGGTATTGCTTAGTCTACTTACTCTAAGCGGCTGTCAGCTGGAAAAACAGTGGTATTACCCGCTGCAGGTTTCGCTGCAAGACAACCAGCCCTGCTTCGCCGTACCTGCCGACAGCGTCAGCCGTCACGATAGTCTGCAAAACCGCGGCATCATCGTCTCTCAACAGACGTCGCAGCAATGGGATATCGTCTGGACCTCACCTGACATTCACCCGCAGCCGGCACTGCAGCCCGGCCGGTGCGTCACCTACCCGCAGGCCGCATGGCGGGCGGGCAAATACACGGTGCTGATGGGCGTCTCGCTTAATCACGATCGTGAGCGACGTAAATATACCCACGAATTTTCCCTCGCCAAAACCCCCGACGGCCGGCTGATTCTCCGCCCTTGA
- a CDS encoding porin, whose protein sequence is MKMIKTPIIIGGVLLSALSGAAQAEITVLEKNPQSNVLLAPLSLKVGGSIRPEWIFNNGPEPGYDKNGHDGGTRFRFSADYALSQHTSAIGYYEWGVDLAHALSWDGHYDEDGKRDYQRQLYGGFKDDRYGTLTYGHQYGIYYSVVGIKSDVWDNDGHAGGTGIGISGDYDGGNKPKNSLKYTNDFGPLTLYANYLLPEDDLHTANNLSYRRSGGGGLGFDYKIDPTLTLSAAYSYTDAKVKDDRYNEQQYHQQLSGTALTWQPDNWYIVGTASYYKDYVPSTRERSLSHFFAGDGYGLEGFVGYTFNIDKPFLKSVQPYVAADSLRLKGQEDYHANHVYLGAGTTIGYGLSVYVERTLANSSDNEPDSTWVTVFYDF, encoded by the coding sequence ATGAAAATGATAAAAACGCCAATTATTATTGGCGGCGTCCTGCTGTCGGCGTTATCCGGCGCCGCGCAGGCGGAAATCACCGTGTTGGAGAAAAACCCGCAGAGCAATGTGTTGTTGGCGCCGCTGAGTTTAAAAGTGGGCGGCAGCATTCGGCCGGAATGGATTTTTAATAATGGCCCGGAGCCGGGCTATGATAAAAACGGTCATGACGGCGGCACGCGCTTTCGTTTCAGCGCTGATTACGCCCTGAGCCAGCATACCTCGGCCATCGGCTACTACGAATGGGGTGTGGATCTGGCGCACGCGCTGAGCTGGGACGGGCACTACGACGAAGACGGCAAGCGCGACTATCAGCGCCAGCTGTATGGCGGTTTTAAAGACGATCGCTACGGTACGCTGACCTATGGCCATCAGTACGGCATCTATTATTCCGTGGTCGGAATTAAAAGCGACGTCTGGGATAACGATGGTCACGCCGGCGGCACCGGCATTGGTATTTCCGGCGACTATGACGGCGGTAATAAACCCAAAAACAGCCTGAAATATACCAATGACTTTGGTCCGCTGACGCTGTACGCCAACTATTTGCTGCCGGAAGATGATTTGCATACCGCCAATAACCTCAGCTACCGGCGTTCCGGCGGCGGCGGGCTGGGGTTCGATTATAAAATCGATCCGACGCTGACGCTGAGCGCGGCGTATAGCTACACCGACGCCAAGGTGAAAGATGACCGTTATAACGAGCAGCAATATCACCAGCAGCTGTCAGGGACGGCGCTGACCTGGCAGCCGGACAACTGGTATATCGTCGGTACCGCCAGCTACTATAAAGATTATGTGCCCAGCACCCGCGAGCGCAGCCTGTCGCATTTCTTTGCCGGCGACGGCTACGGACTGGAAGGGTTTGTCGGCTATACCTTTAATATCGACAAGCCGTTCCTGAAATCCGTCCAGCCTTATGTGGCGGCGGACTCGCTGCGGCTGAAAGGGCAGGAGGATTACCACGCCAATCACGTCTATCTGGGGGCAGGCACCACCATCGGCTACGGTCTGTCGGTGTATGTTGAACGCACGCTGGCCAACAGCAGCGACAATGAGCCGGACTCCACCTGGGTGACGGTGTTTTACGACTTCTGA
- a CDS encoding YbdD/YjiX family protein has product MFGNLGQAGKYLGQAARMLVGVPDYDTYVQHMQDNHPDKPVMSYKEFFRERQQARYGGDGKGGMRCC; this is encoded by the coding sequence ATGTTCGGCAATCTTGGTCAGGCGGGAAAATATCTGGGACAGGCGGCGCGGATGCTGGTCGGCGTACCGGACTACGACACCTACGTCCAGCATATGCAGGACAACCACCCGGATAAGCCGGTGATGAGCTATAAAGAATTCTTCCGCGAGCGCCAGCAAGCGCGCTACGGCGGCGACGGTAAAGGCGGCATGCGCTGCTGCTAG
- a CDS encoding AraC family transcriptional regulator: MSFVTKKACLDIDNVPRPVFAVQGATINENWEVEPHRHQKAQLIYTARGMLRCEVENGLWLVPPQCALWMPGNVLHSARGTGTTECYALFVDPAAAGDLPASSCTLTISPLLRELLLAASRFTPLYDQHGAEGRLTTVLLDQLAAAPVENLHLPVSQDARIRQLMDQLLADPANKRTQAQWAQHIGMSTRSLSRTLQQQLGMSFGHWRRQLHVMLALQRLTQGVSVQSVALDLGYESASGFVTMFRKAVGKPPARYLAEKAADGPMPSGTIAM, encoded by the coding sequence ATGTCTTTTGTCACCAAAAAGGCCTGTCTGGACATTGATAACGTGCCGCGCCCGGTGTTCGCCGTGCAGGGCGCGACGATTAACGAAAATTGGGAAGTCGAGCCGCATCGTCACCAAAAGGCGCAGCTGATTTATACCGCGCGCGGCATGCTGCGCTGCGAGGTGGAAAACGGGCTGTGGCTGGTGCCGCCGCAATGTGCGCTATGGATGCCCGGCAATGTTCTGCACAGCGCGCGCGGCACCGGCACCACCGAGTGTTATGCCCTGTTTGTCGACCCGGCCGCCGCCGGCGATCTGCCCGCCAGCAGTTGCACCCTGACCATTTCACCGCTGCTGCGCGAACTGCTGCTGGCTGCCAGCCGCTTTACCCCGCTGTATGACCAGCACGGGGCCGAGGGCCGGCTGACGACGGTGCTGTTGGATCAGTTGGCGGCGGCGCCGGTGGAGAATCTGCATCTGCCGGTCTCCCAGGATGCGCGTATCCGCCAGCTGATGGATCAATTGCTGGCGGACCCGGCGAATAAGCGCACGCAGGCGCAATGGGCGCAGCATATCGGCATGAGCACACGCTCGCTGAGCCGCACGCTGCAGCAGCAGTTGGGGATGAGCTTCGGCCACTGGCGGCGTCAGCTGCACGTAATGCTGGCGCTGCAACGCCTGACGCAGGGCGTCAGCGTGCAGAGCGTGGCGTTGGATCTGGGCTATGAGAGCGCCAGCGGCTTTGTCACCATGTTCAGGAAAGCGGTCGGCAAGCCGCCGGCGCGCTATCTGGCGGAAAAGGCGGCGGACGGCCCAATGCCGTCCGGCACCATCGCCATGTAG
- a CDS encoding carbon starvation CstA family protein gives MKQTGIFKHLPWMLLGVLGASCLGVVALRRGEHISALWIIVASIAVYLVAYRYYSLYIATKVMKLDAGRATPAVVNNDGLNYVPTNRNVLFGHHFAAIAGAGPLVGPVLAAQVGYLPGTLWLLGGVVLAGAVQDFIVLFISSRRNGASLGEIIKKEMGPVPGTIALFGCFLIMIIILAVLALIVVKALAESPWGVFTVCSTVPIALFMGIYMRFLRPGRVGEVSVIGIVLLLASIWFGGVIAHDPYWGPALTFKDTTITYTLIGYAFISALLPVWLILAPRDYLATFLKIGVIVGLAIGIVILNPDLKMPAVTQFVDGTGPVWKGSLFPFLFITIACGAVSGFHALIASGTTPKLLACETDARFIGYGAMLMESFVAIMALVAASIIEPGLYFAMNTPPAALGITMPNLHELGGDNAPLIMAQLKDVTVHAAATVSSWGFVISPEQILQTAKDIGEPSVLNRAGGAPTLAVGIAHVFHKIMPAADMGFWYHFGILFEALFILTALDAGTRSGRFMLQDLLGNFVPFLKKTDSLVAGIIGTAGCVGLWGYLLYQGVVDPLGGVKSLWPLFGISNQMLAAVALVLGTVVLIKMKRTRYIWVTVLPAVWLLICTTYALGLKLLSNNPQLEGFFYLANEYKQKIAAGGDLSPQQIANMQHIVVNNYTNAGLSILFLLVVYAIIFYGIKTALAARKNPQRSDQEAPYVPVPEQTASNSEGEVKVSPQH, from the coding sequence ATGAAACAAACGGGGATTTTCAAACATCTCCCATGGATGCTGCTGGGGGTACTCGGCGCATCCTGTCTCGGCGTGGTGGCGCTGCGGCGCGGCGAACACATCAGCGCGCTGTGGATCATCGTCGCCTCGATCGCGGTGTATCTGGTGGCCTACCGTTACTACAGCCTGTATATCGCCACCAAGGTGATGAAGCTGGACGCCGGTCGCGCCACCCCGGCGGTGGTGAATAACGACGGCCTGAACTACGTGCCGACCAACAGAAACGTGCTGTTCGGCCACCACTTCGCCGCCATTGCCGGCGCCGGCCCGCTGGTTGGCCCGGTGCTGGCGGCGCAGGTCGGCTACCTGCCGGGCACGCTGTGGCTGCTTGGCGGCGTGGTGCTGGCGGGGGCGGTGCAGGACTTTATCGTGCTGTTTATCTCCTCACGCCGCAACGGCGCGTCGCTCGGCGAGATCATCAAGAAGGAGATGGGCCCGGTGCCGGGCACCATCGCGCTGTTCGGCTGCTTCCTGATTATGATCATCATTCTGGCGGTGCTGGCGCTGATCGTGGTGAAAGCGCTGGCGGAAAGCCCGTGGGGCGTGTTCACCGTCTGCTCCACCGTGCCGATCGCGCTGTTTATGGGGATCTATATGCGCTTCCTGCGCCCCGGCCGCGTCGGCGAGGTGTCGGTGATCGGCATCGTGCTGCTGCTGGCGTCCATCTGGTTCGGCGGCGTGATCGCCCACGATCCGTACTGGGGCCCGGCGCTGACCTTTAAAGACACCACCATTACTTACACGCTGATCGGCTACGCGTTTATCTCCGCCCTGCTGCCGGTGTGGCTGATTCTGGCGCCGCGCGACTACCTGGCGACCTTCCTGAAAATCGGCGTGATCGTCGGGCTGGCGATCGGCATCGTGATCCTGAACCCGGATCTGAAAATGCCGGCGGTCACCCAGTTTGTCGACGGCACCGGCCCGGTGTGGAAAGGCTCGCTGTTCCCGTTCCTGTTTATCACCATCGCCTGCGGCGCGGTCTCCGGCTTCCACGCGCTGATCGCCTCCGGCACCACGCCGAAGCTGCTGGCCTGTGAAACCGACGCGCGTTTCATCGGCTACGGCGCAATGCTGATGGAATCCTTCGTGGCGATCATGGCGCTGGTGGCGGCATCGATTATCGAACCGGGCCTGTACTTCGCCATGAATACCCCGCCGGCGGCGCTGGGCATTACCATGCCGAACCTGCACGAGCTGGGGGGCGATAACGCGCCGCTGATTATGGCGCAGCTGAAGGATGTGACGGTGCACGCCGCCGCCACAGTCAGTTCATGGGGCTTTGTCATCAGCCCGGAGCAGATCCTGCAAACCGCGAAAGACATCGGCGAACCGTCGGTGCTGAACCGCGCCGGCGGCGCGCCGACGCTGGCGGTGGGCATCGCCCACGTGTTCCACAAGATTATGCCGGCGGCGGATATGGGCTTCTGGTACCACTTCGGCATTCTGTTTGAGGCGCTGTTTATCCTGACCGCGCTGGACGCCGGCACCCGCTCCGGCCGCTTTATGCTGCAGGATCTACTGGGCAACTTCGTGCCGTTCCTGAAAAAAACCGACTCGCTGGTGGCCGGCATTATCGGCACCGCCGGCTGCGTCGGCCTGTGGGGCTACCTGCTGTATCAGGGGGTGGTCGACCCGCTCGGCGGCGTGAAAAGCCTGTGGCCGCTGTTCGGCATCTCCAACCAGATGCTGGCCGCGGTGGCGCTGGTGCTCGGCACCGTGGTGCTGATCAAGATGAAGCGCACCCGCTACATCTGGGTGACGGTGCTGCCGGCGGTGTGGCTGCTGATCTGCACCACCTATGCGCTGGGGCTGAAGCTGCTGAGCAATAACCCGCAGCTGGAAGGCTTCTTCTATCTCGCCAACGAGTACAAACAGAAAATTGCCGCCGGCGGCGACCTGAGCCCGCAGCAGATCGCCAATATGCAGCATATCGTGGTGAACAACTACACCAACGCCGGCCTGAGCATTCTGTTCCTGCTGGTGGTGTACGCCATTATCTTCTACGGGATAAAAACCGCGCTGGCGGCGCGCAAAAACCCGCAGCGCAGCGACCAGGAAGCCCCATACGTGCCGGTGCCGGAACAGACGGCGTCCAACTCTGAGGGCGAGGTCAAAGTTTCACCCCAGCATTAA
- a CDS encoding YncE family protein — protein sequence MNAVMTTGRRLGGRAVFPLMLLTTMLFATASQAQAESELLRKPVGKGAYEMAYSQSANALYLATSQSRKLDKGGVVYRLDPTTLDITQIIHNDIKPFGAAINNKTNTLFFGNTVNSSVTAIDAASGEVKGRLVLDARKRAEGVKPLAPRELVADESTDTVYITGLGESSVVWVVNGKDMTLRTTITDTGKFGTGLALDAAAKRLYVTNSEGELVTIDTAANKVLTRKKLDESKEHFFLNISLDTANHRAFITDSKQPQLLVVDTRNGDILQKIDVPESLAVLFNPARNEVYVTHRKAGAVSVIDAKTYQVRETLKTPTHPNSLALSPDGKTLYVSVKQASSREKEATAPDDVIRVSLK from the coding sequence ATGAACGCTGTAATGACAACCGGCCGTCGCCTTGGCGGGCGCGCGGTTTTCCCTCTGATGCTGCTGACCACCATGCTGTTTGCCACCGCGTCCCAGGCGCAGGCCGAATCCGAACTGCTGCGCAAGCCGGTCGGTAAAGGCGCCTATGAAATGGCGTATAGCCAAAGCGCAAACGCGCTGTATCTGGCGACCTCGCAAAGCCGTAAACTGGACAAAGGCGGCGTGGTGTATCGCCTGGATCCGACCACGCTGGACATAACCCAGATTATTCACAACGATATCAAGCCGTTCGGCGCCGCTATCAATAACAAAACCAACACGCTGTTCTTCGGCAACACCGTCAACAGCTCCGTCACCGCCATCGACGCCGCCAGCGGCGAGGTGAAAGGCCGGCTGGTGCTGGATGCGCGCAAACGCGCCGAAGGCGTGAAACCGCTGGCGCCGCGCGAACTGGTGGCGGATGAAAGCACCGATACCGTCTATATCACCGGTCTGGGCGAGTCCAGCGTGGTCTGGGTGGTAAACGGCAAGGATATGACCCTGCGCACCACCATTACCGACACCGGCAAATTCGGCACCGGCCTGGCGCTGGACGCCGCCGCCAAGCGCCTGTACGTCACCAACAGCGAAGGCGAACTGGTCACCATCGACACCGCTGCCAACAAGGTGCTGACGCGCAAGAAGCTGGATGAATCCAAAGAGCACTTCTTCCTGAATATCAGCCTGGATACGGCGAATCACCGCGCCTTTATCACCGACTCCAAACAGCCGCAGCTGCTGGTGGTGGATACCCGCAACGGCGATATTCTGCAGAAAATCGACGTGCCGGAGTCGCTGGCCGTGCTGTTTAACCCGGCGCGCAACGAAGTGTACGTCACCCACCGTAAGGCCGGTGCCGTCAGCGTGATTGACGCCAAAACCTACCAGGTGCGGGAAACCCTGAAAACGCCGACCCACCCGAACAGCCTGGCGCTGTCGCCGGACGGCAAGACGCTGTACGTCAGCGTGAAACAGGCTTCCAGCCGCGAGAAAGAGGCTACCGCCCCTGACGATGTTATTCGCGTCAGCCTGAAATAA
- a CDS encoding trehalose-6-phosphate synthase translates to MSRLVLLSNKHCDANDIIAAVQDYALNTLTDESQGLWLGWDSNVENFADAADRPVQVQHSNGYELVTFPFSTREFHYHYQGYYHDGLWPVFHNRPELAHFTPENYQAYRQVNRQIAAIASEYICPSDLICIDDYQLLPCGAALKEQGLLNPCGFFFALPFPAAPLLKNIPQHRELVESLLYYDLIGFRSLGDANNFHNYLANAYQVEPLPDNQYQVDGHIFSTAIFPDAQHASRLC, encoded by the coding sequence ATGTCTCGTCTGGTTCTGCTCTCCAATAAACACTGTGACGCCAATGATATTATCGCCGCCGTTCAGGACTACGCGCTGAATACCCTGACCGATGAAAGCCAGGGGCTGTGGCTGGGTTGGGACAGCAATGTGGAAAACTTCGCCGACGCCGCCGACCGGCCGGTACAGGTGCAGCACAGCAACGGTTATGAACTGGTGACCTTTCCCTTTTCCACCCGCGAGTTTCACTACCACTATCAGGGCTACTACCACGACGGGCTGTGGCCGGTGTTCCACAACCGCCCCGAGCTGGCCCATTTCACGCCGGAAAACTACCAGGCCTACCGGCAGGTCAACCGGCAGATCGCCGCCATCGCCAGCGAATACATCTGCCCGAGCGATTTGATCTGCATTGATGATTATCAACTGCTGCCCTGCGGCGCGGCGCTGAAGGAACAGGGGCTGCTTAACCCGTGCGGTTTCTTTTTCGCGCTGCCGTTTCCCGCCGCGCCGCTGCTGAAGAACATTCCTCAGCACCGCGAGCTGGTTGAGTCGCTGCTCTATTACGATCTGATCGGTTTTCGCAGCCTCGGCGACGCCAATAATTTCCACAACTATCTGGCGAACGCCTACCAGGTCGAGCCGCTGCCCGACAATCAGTATCAGGTCGACGGCCATATCTTCAGCACCGCCATCTTTCCCGACGCGCAGCACGCCAGCCGGCTGTGCTGA
- a CDS encoding glutamine synthetase family protein translates to MYANIIDFHPLLTAPEPARQAPFAAEVENYLHHYPDTEFVDIYLHDLNAQIRGKRIAVSELFALEQGCYFPQSVYAMDLNGQVVEHSGLGQQAGEPDRLCLPVCGTLRPCAKDPQHSAQLLLTMQETDGAPCLLEPRVVLAQLLERLHRLGYYPVIAAELEFYLHAPQQRPGQQEALLSQNFAVDAPACHGALLEDIARHARLQALPLTGVVAEAAAGQYELNLRHGADVLASCDRLLALKRLVRQVAQQHRQHACFMAKPDAQTAGSGLHFHISLQDAQGRNRLSMQDDAPGDAMRQVLAGMLALMPASMALLAPNVNAFRRFRPEMHVPLRASWGYNNRTVALRLPCADRANQRIEYRLAGADANPYLAVAAILAGMLFGLEQNLPLPPSSCGNGYDDPQATPLPLGQPQALALFQRCAALRRLLGPAFCDLWHSCKSAELAQFEQLITDAERAWPL, encoded by the coding sequence ATGTACGCTAATATCATCGATTTTCATCCGCTGTTAACCGCGCCGGAACCGGCGCGGCAAGCGCCGTTTGCCGCCGAGGTCGAGAACTATCTGCACCATTATCCCGACACCGAGTTCGTCGATATCTATCTGCACGATCTGAACGCCCAAATCCGCGGCAAACGCATCGCCGTCTCGGAACTGTTCGCCCTGGAGCAGGGCTGCTATTTCCCGCAGTCGGTGTATGCGATGGATCTCAACGGCCAGGTGGTGGAGCACAGCGGTCTGGGCCAGCAGGCCGGCGAACCCGACAGGCTGTGCCTGCCGGTGTGCGGCACGCTACGACCCTGCGCCAAAGACCCGCAGCATAGCGCGCAGCTGCTGCTGACCATGCAAGAAACGGACGGCGCGCCCTGCCTGCTGGAGCCGCGCGTGGTGCTGGCGCAGCTGCTTGAGCGGCTGCACCGCCTCGGCTATTACCCGGTGATCGCCGCCGAGCTGGAGTTTTATCTCCATGCGCCGCAACAGCGCCCCGGGCAGCAAGAGGCGCTGTTATCGCAGAACTTTGCCGTTGATGCGCCGGCGTGCCACGGTGCGCTGCTGGAGGATATCGCCCGCCACGCCAGGCTGCAGGCACTGCCGCTGACCGGCGTGGTGGCCGAAGCGGCAGCCGGCCAGTATGAGCTGAACCTGCGCCACGGCGCCGACGTGCTGGCCAGTTGCGATCGGCTGCTGGCGCTGAAGCGGCTGGTGCGTCAGGTGGCGCAGCAGCACCGGCAGCATGCCTGCTTTATGGCCAAGCCGGACGCGCAGACGGCCGGCAGCGGTCTGCACTTCCACATCAGCCTGCAGGATGCGCAGGGCCGCAACCGCCTGAGCATGCAGGACGATGCCCCCGGCGACGCCATGCGCCAGGTGCTCGCCGGCATGCTGGCGCTGATGCCGGCTTCCATGGCGCTGCTGGCGCCCAACGTCAACGCGTTCCGCCGCTTCCGCCCCGAGATGCATGTGCCGCTGCGCGCCTCGTGGGGCTACAACAACCGCACCGTGGCGCTGCGCCTGCCCTGCGCCGATCGGGCCAACCAGCGTATCGAGTACCGGCTGGCCGGCGCCGACGCCAACCCCTATCTGGCCGTCGCCGCCATCCTCGCCGGCATGCTGTTCGGGCTGGAGCAGAACCTGCCGCTGCCGCCGTCCAGCTGCGGCAACGGCTATGACGATCCGCAGGCAACGCCGCTGCCGCTCGGCCAGCCGCAGGCGCTGGCGCTGTTTCAACGCTGTGCGGCGCTGCGACGGCTGCTCGGCCCGGCATTCTGCGACCTGTGGCACAGCTGTAAAAGCGCGGAGCTGGCGCAGTTTGAGCAGTTGATTACCGACGCCGAACGCGCCTGGCCGCTGTAA